CTCCGCGGCGCCGAGGACCTCCTGCACTTCCAGGCCGAGATGCAGCCCGTCCTGCGCCTGGCCGGGTGGACCCACCCGGAGAACGGCGCCGACTCCGAACGGCTCTCCGGCCTCACCGGAGACGTCGCCCTCATCGAGCACGAACTGGGCAGCGACGTGGGCAACCCCGTGAGCGACTGGGACGCCATCGACTGGTCGCGGTTCGCCCAGGACGTCCTGTGGCGCTGGATCGTGCAGTGGCCCACGGCACCTCTCAGCCTCGCCGAGGTCGAATCCATGCTGGCGAAGGCGCTCGCGGACCAACCGCCCGGCGGCCTCGACGACGGCAGCGGCGACCCCACCCGCGCGGTCGGCCTCACCCTGCTGAAGATGCTGACGACACGGTACGCGTACGCGAACCCGTACTACGCCGACGTCTCTGCGGCTGAGATCAACGGCATCCTCCCGGAGGCGCCCCGGCCGGCCGGACCGCACGGCGACACCGTCCTCGAATTCGCGCCCCTCGCCCTGCCCAAACCCTGGAAGAGGGCGACGCGGCAGGAGGTGGAGAGCCGGACCGTCATCACCAAGACCCCCGTCAACGTCTACAAACTGGGTGCCCTCAGGGAGTTCTTCCCCCGGGCCCGCATGAGGATCATCCACCTCACCCGCAACCCGGGCGCCGCGATCAGCAGCTACCGCGAGGCATGGCTGTCGCACTGGTTCTTCAACGCCAGGGTCGGCACCCCGTTGAACATCGCCGGATACACCGAACCGGGACGGCCGTGGAGCCGTCACTGGTGGAAGCTCGACTTCCCGCCGGGCTGGCAGGACCTCACCGAATCCCCGCTGGAGGAGGTCTGCGCCACCCAGTGGCGCTGCTCGCACACCGCCATCCTCGACTTCGCGGCGCGGAACAAGGACAT
The Streptomyces sp. NBC_01723 genome window above contains:
- a CDS encoding sulfotransferase, with protein sequence MRSHQPEPAEPAGTEAETGPPDAVVATARRRLDELRTVRTPVEDFRTAVTDLVVIASPFRGGTTLLTELLRGAEDLLHFQAEMQPVLRLAGWTHPENGADSERLSGLTGDVALIEHELGSDVGNPVSDWDAIDWSRFAQDVLWRWIVQWPTAPLSLAEVESMLAKALADQPPGGLDDGSGDPTRAVGLTLLKMLTTRYAYANPYYADVSAAEINGILPEAPRPAGPHGDTVLEFAPLALPKPWKRATRQEVESRTVITKTPVNVYKLGALREFFPRARMRIIHLTRNPGAAISSYREAWLSHWFFNARVGTPLNIAGYTEPGRPWSRHWWKLDFPPGWQDLTESPLEEVCATQWRCSHTAILDFAARNKDIDVLRLQYEDLIGTAHERTRAIDELASWLGTDRAPLLAPAVRGMTPMNALTLPRRAKWYGNYDVLKDALNSPDVLSLAADLGYSTDLTDWP